One Agrobacterium vaccinii DNA window includes the following coding sequences:
- the rpsT gene encoding 30S ribosomal protein S20 translates to MANTTSAKKATRKIARRTEVNKARRSRVRGFIRKVEEAIASGDLSVATEALKVAQPEIQRAATRGVLHGNTASRKVSRLAQRVKALSA, encoded by the coding sequence ATGGCCAATACAACTTCGGCGAAAAAGGCGACTCGCAAGATCGCTCGCCGTACTGAAGTCAACAAGGCTCGCCGTTCGCGCGTTCGTGGTTTCATCCGCAAGGTTGAAGAAGCCATCGCATCGGGCGATCTTTCAGTGGCAACTGAAGCCCTGAAGGTAGCCCAGCCTGAGATCCAGCGCGCTGCAACGCGCGGTGTTCTGCATGGCAACACGGCATCGCGTAAAGTGTCCCGTCTTGCTCAGCGCGTGAAGGCACTTTCAGCCTAA